In Streptomyces chartreusis NRRL 3882, the following are encoded in one genomic region:
- a CDS encoding beta-ketoacyl-[acyl-carrier-protein] synthase family protein → MEEQHLQLRRPAVTRVVVTGLGVRAPGGSGVKEFWSLLSEGRTATRGITFFDSSPFRSRVAGEVDFDGAAEGLTPQELRRMDRATQFAVVCAREALADSGLPLEAHAPERRGVVLGSAVAAATSLENEYLVLSDSGRDWLVDPAHLSPYMGDYLSPGVAPAEVAWTAGAEGPVIMVSDGCTSGLDAVGYGVQLIQEGSADVVVAGATDTPITPIVVACFDAIKATTPRNDEPALASRPFDATRNGFVLAEGAAMFVLESHASARARGAHVYAEIGGYATRCNAYHMTGLKKDGREMAEAIRVALDQARLNPTDIDYVNAHGSGTKQNDRHETAAFKTSLGRHAYDVPVSSIKSMIGHSLGAIGSLEIAASLLAIENDTVPPTANLHHPDPECDLDYVPLTAREQPTNAVLTVGSGFGGFQSAMVLHRPEVTAV, encoded by the coding sequence ATCTACAGCTCAGGAGGCCGGCTGTGACACGAGTGGTGGTTACCGGGCTCGGTGTTCGCGCCCCAGGCGGGTCGGGGGTGAAGGAATTCTGGAGTCTGCTCAGTGAAGGACGCACCGCGACTCGGGGGATCACCTTTTTCGATTCTTCCCCCTTTCGTTCGCGCGTCGCCGGTGAGGTGGATTTCGACGGTGCCGCCGAGGGGCTGACCCCGCAGGAACTCAGGCGAATGGACCGGGCCACCCAGTTCGCGGTGGTGTGCGCACGGGAGGCTCTGGCCGACAGCGGTCTGCCCCTCGAGGCGCACGCCCCCGAACGACGCGGTGTCGTGCTGGGCAGCGCGGTCGCCGCCGCGACCAGCCTGGAGAACGAGTACCTGGTGCTGTCCGACTCCGGCCGCGACTGGCTGGTGGACCCGGCGCACCTGTCCCCCTACATGGGCGACTACCTGTCCCCGGGCGTCGCGCCCGCGGAGGTGGCCTGGACGGCCGGGGCGGAAGGGCCCGTGATCATGGTGTCGGACGGCTGCACGTCGGGGCTCGACGCCGTCGGCTACGGGGTCCAGCTCATCCAGGAGGGCAGTGCCGACGTGGTCGTCGCGGGAGCCACGGACACACCGATCACCCCCATCGTCGTGGCGTGCTTCGACGCCATCAAGGCGACGACCCCGCGCAACGACGAGCCCGCCCTGGCCTCGCGCCCCTTCGACGCCACCCGGAACGGCTTCGTCCTGGCGGAGGGCGCCGCGATGTTCGTCCTGGAGAGCCACGCCTCGGCGAGGGCACGGGGCGCCCATGTCTATGCCGAGATCGGCGGCTACGCCACGCGGTGCAACGCCTACCACATGACGGGGCTGAAGAAGGACGGCCGGGAAATGGCGGAGGCGATCAGGGTGGCGCTCGATCAGGCACGTCTGAACCCCACCGACATCGACTACGTCAACGCCCACGGTTCCGGCACCAAGCAGAACGACCGGCACGAGACCGCGGCCTTCAAGACCAGCCTGGGCCGGCACGCGTACGACGTGCCCGTCAGTTCCATCAAGTCGATGATCGGGCACTCGCTCGGCGCGATCGGCTCCCTCGAGATCGCCGCTTCGCTGCTGGCCATCGAGAACGACACCGTCCCGCCGACGGCGAACCTGCACCACCCCGACCCGGAATGCGATCTCGACTACGTGCCGCTCACCGCCCGGGAACAGCCCACGAACGCGGTGCTGACGGTGGGCAGCGGGTTCGGGGGCTTCCAGAGCGCGATGGTCCTGCACCGTCCGGAGGTGACGGCCGTATGA
- a CDS encoding ketosynthase chain-length factor, with amino-acid sequence MSTARTVVTGVGVVAPNGVGARAYWDGLLAGKNGISELTRFEASSYRARLAGQIDDFLATDHIPSRLMPQTDVSTRYALTAAEEALKDAGVGPECGLADYDMGVVTSTAQGGFDFTHREFRKLWSRGPEFVSVYESFAWFYAVNTGQISIRHGTRGPSAALVAEQAGGLDAIGHARRTVNAGTPLVLCGGVDSALDPWGWLSQLADQRVTTATDPERAYLPFDTEAAGHVPGEGGAMLVVEDAESAARRGAPQVYGQIAGYAATFDPAPGTGRPPALARAARLALEQAALDRSDVDVVFADGAARPDADRSEAEAIRELFGPHGVPVTVPKALLGRMCAGGGPADLVAAVLALRDGVVPATAHTSQVPAAYELDLVTGEPRDIRPRSALVLARGRHGFNTAVVLTAGEDR; translated from the coding sequence ATGAGCACCGCACGCACCGTCGTCACCGGGGTCGGCGTCGTGGCTCCCAACGGAGTGGGCGCCCGGGCCTACTGGGACGGGTTGCTGGCCGGCAAGAACGGCATATCCGAACTGACCCGCTTCGAGGCCTCGAGCTACCGGGCCCGCCTCGCCGGGCAGATCGACGACTTTCTGGCCACGGACCACATTCCCTCCCGGCTGATGCCCCAGACGGACGTCTCCACCCGCTACGCACTCACCGCGGCCGAGGAGGCCCTCAAGGACGCCGGCGTCGGGCCCGAGTGCGGCCTGGCGGACTACGACATGGGAGTCGTCACCTCCACCGCCCAGGGCGGATTCGACTTCACCCACCGTGAGTTCCGCAAGTTATGGAGCCGCGGACCTGAGTTCGTGAGTGTCTATGAGTCGTTCGCCTGGTTCTACGCCGTCAACACGGGCCAGATCTCCATCCGGCACGGGACCCGCGGCCCTTCGGCGGCGCTGGTGGCCGAGCAGGCGGGCGGCCTCGACGCGATCGGGCACGCACGTCGGACGGTGAACGCCGGTACCCCGCTGGTGCTGTGCGGCGGGGTCGACTCGGCGCTGGATCCATGGGGCTGGCTGTCCCAGCTCGCCGACCAGCGGGTGACCACCGCCACAGATCCCGAGCGCGCCTACCTCCCGTTCGACACCGAAGCCGCCGGTCATGTGCCCGGCGAGGGCGGTGCCATGCTGGTCGTCGAGGACGCGGAGTCCGCCGCGCGCCGCGGTGCCCCCCAGGTGTACGGGCAGATCGCGGGCTACGCGGCCACGTTCGACCCGGCGCCGGGAACGGGCCGTCCGCCGGCCCTGGCCAGGGCGGCCCGGCTGGCTCTGGAGCAGGCGGCACTCGACCGTTCCGACGTCGACGTCGTGTTCGCCGACGGTGCCGCGCGTCCCGACGCGGACCGAAGCGAGGCGGAGGCGATCCGTGAACTGTTCGGTCCGCACGGCGTTCCCGTCACCGTACCCAAGGCGCTCCTGGGCCGGATGTGCGCGGGCGGCGGCCCGGCCGACCTGGTCGCGGCCGTCCTGGCCCTGCGCGACGGCGTGGTTCCGGCGACCGCGCACACCTCCCAGGTGCCCGCCGCCTACGAACTCGACCTGGTGACCGGTGAGCCACGCGACATCCGCCCCCGCTCGGCCCTCGTCCTGGCCCGCGGCCGGCACGGCTTCAACACCGCGGTCGTCCTGACCGCCGGCGAGGACCGCTGA
- a CDS encoding acyl carrier protein yields MAELTLDSLRRILVTCAGESDTDGMGDETLDLSFQDLGYDSLALMEAAAVIEREYGVALSDEVVATVPTPRALLDLVNESSQNAA; encoded by the coding sequence ATGGCTGAACTCACCCTCGACTCGTTGCGCCGGATCCTGGTGACATGCGCCGGCGAGAGCGACACGGACGGCATGGGGGACGAGACGCTGGACCTCAGCTTCCAGGACCTCGGCTACGACTCGCTGGCCCTGATGGAGGCGGCCGCGGTGATCGAGCGCGAGTACGGGGTCGCCCTGTCCGACGAGGTGGTGGCGACGGTTCCCACCCCCCGCGCGCTCCTCGACCTGGTCAACGAGTCCTCACAGAACGCCGCCTGA